From the genome of Mastacembelus armatus chromosome 21, fMasArm1.2, whole genome shotgun sequence:
tgtgggaggaaaccagagtacctggagaaaacccacacaagcacagggagaacatgcaaactccacacaaaaaggacCCTGataggtttcaaaccaggaactttCTTTTAGAAgattatattgtgtatatttacaataatattTCATGACTTATGTACTATTAATATTTCCTGTAATATCATAGATAATGTGAGGCTGAATCTGTGGCAGGAGATTCTGGACAAATACAAGTTCATCTCTGCATTAACCTTGGTCAAATACTAAAGTAGGTTTATCTAgaaatgtcactgaaaaatgcaaaatgcatgtttttttaagacAGTGTGGCTCAGCAGGTCTGGTCACAAAGCTGTTTTAACAGCACACTGATGGTTTTGACAGATGTTTGTGTAAGAGCAAACATCTGGACTTATAGCTTATACAAATAGTCCAAATGCcttaattttctgtttcaaGGCATCACTTATTTTATATCAGGGTGTAGATGACTGCTTATCATTATAGACTTTCTCTTGGTGAACTCagtaaaacacactgtacatattATTAAGAAGTATTCTGGTGTAGATCACAGTTCGATGTTTAGATGAGACATTAATAACCTGTTTCTCAGCTGTGATTCTTACACAGCAATATGAGCAAATGAACTGAAGTGTTacaaactcagcagcagcaggtcgataatgtttacaaatgtaaatgccTTCATACAGTCTGCCTGCAGTCCTATTCCAGTAATAGCTGAATTTGGAGCTGTGTTTTATCTTTATAACAATATTACAGGTGCATTGAACAGCATTGAGTAACTATTAAAAGTAGATTGTCCATGTGAAAATAATTCTTTGTTCTATTTTCATGCCCTCACCTGTCCCTTAAAACAGCCCTGCAATTACTTTTCACCGTGGAAAAAATTGTAATGCTTCTCTACAAGATGTTGGCCTCACAGGAGTCAGGCTGCAGTATCTTAAGTGTAACAATGAATTTGactgattttctaaaccaggaATAAAGgaaggcatagatcagagggtttaaACAGGCATTAAAATAGCACAAACATATCGCAATGGCAGCAGATGAAGCATTCATCAAGTTATCTTGACCTGTAAGAGCAACACAATAATATGGACAGagacataataaaaacataactacaacaacaccaagagtcctggctgctttgagttcagattttttagcagttactttccttgaaccctggactgtgacagttgtaatgtgagacctcatggcacgagcctgagacacagccaccacaaatactctcatatacagaaccacaataGCAATAATGgggagaatgaaagaaaaaaagaagatcTGCGATTCCAGCAATGTAATTAACAACAATGATACACTCTCCAAAACAGGAGTTATACCTGCCTGGTTGATCCAGGGCATCCTTCATTACCAGACTCTGAAAGATCACAGAACAGAtccaacacagacaaatacagacCTTAACTCTTTTTTGTGTGACTTTAGTGGAGTAATGCAtagggtcacaaatagccacataacggtcaatacatatgagcaccatgtttcCTACTGAGGTAGAAGCAATGATATAAGCTAGATACTGATACACAGTACACATGAGGTCACCAAGAAACCAACAGCCGTCTATGAACATTATTGGAAACATCAGGAGGAGCCCCACAAAGAAATCTGaagcagccagagagaggatgaggaggttgGTTGTGCTGTGAAGCTGCCTggagagaaagacaagaaataaaaagataTTAACAATTTATATCACTTAACATAACAATAAAAGTAGTTACAATCcgaaaaatggaaaaattattggaaacatatttgaaaaaatTACTATTTTACTCAGAAACTGTAAAATCTCAAATTACTTTCATAAATTGAAATGCTTTAatacttgaagtgtgagatggagatgatgaccaacaggttgagaaacacagtgagcacagagatAGTGGACAGTATAACATAAGTCATCATGGTCTCAATGTGAGGACGCTTTGTCTTCACACAGGAGGAGTTGAGgagctgtggaaagcagagttcagtttccaCCAAAGTCTCCATcaccagagagaggagaagctgctgagctctggTAGCTTTTCACCAAAGCTTTCTAACATACACCTGATTTATCTCCTCACCCCCcacctctccttcctcctcacctctgctgctgtttttctcttcatagatAATGAACTATAACCTCAAGTGTCCCGTGAAGAAGCTGCAGTTAGCGTTGAAGCTGAATTAACAAAGATTTTCCACATGCtctaataaatgaaaatgggACAGGAAGAATATGTCTCAGCTGGACTGCCCCTAATCCACGAAGAGGCTTTTCTTAAACCACATGTAGACATTTCTAACAGCCAGCCATGGAGGGTCTCTGTGCAGCTCGAAGTGGGAAACCAGATCCAAGAGAGTaggacaaagaaagagcaataaccagggttaacatggctttggctttttcccATGGAGAGCATTAAACAGCCAAAGGACACACgttatatacaatataaatccaaatatacagaatatacaCTGATGAGCTAAAACATTATGGCTATTATGGCCAGTCAGATcagtctgcagctctgcagcccCATACACAGAAGGATCTGATGCCCTGCATGTTGCAGTTCATTCCTCCCATAACCACCATTAAAATTTTCTCTTGCTTATATCACAGTAGTCCTCCTGTCATTATGTGTAGATTTGTAGTTTGTTGCCTCCACTGTTGGTAGGTATTCACCATAGCTGACAAACTTTTCAATGCACAGCTACAGTAGAAGATCATCTTTGTATGGTCATAGCCTAATGAGTAGGCTCaagaataaaacagtttttatagaAAAATCAATTTTCCAACTTTTTTTACTTACTGATGGCAGTTTCTAAACATTTTGGTTCCCTACATAAAAGAACCACTGATATTCtgatagttttttgttttttttatggaaAGTTgtattacaataataataactttgtGCAAGAGCAAACAACTGGATTTATATTTCAtacaaaaagtcaaaatacCTTGATCCAGTGGTTCAGGAGAGCGGTTACATTATATAAGGGTGTAGACGCTTTCTTTTGTTGAACccaataacacaaacactgtttgtgCTGTTAGGAATTATTCTGTTCTAGATCGCATTTTAATATGtggataaaaaaatgaattaccTCTTCTCAATGTGATTCTTGTAGCCTAAGTAAATGATCAGCAGGGTCACATTTCAGCAAAAACAGGTTGAGGATGTAGAAATGTAAACCCCAGTGCAGAGTCCTGATACATAATGTCTACAGTGCTTTTAAGAATGCAAGTTGTGCATTGACTGGCAAAGATGCACCTTTTAAAAATAGTATGAATCTAAAATTCAGTTAAACATATTTCTTTGTAATTTTTCATGGTCATCCAGCTGGTGCTGCCCTGTAGTGTCTAACCTGTGCCTAGAAACCAACatgcaaatatattttcagtgtagGTGTAGAAAagggcatagatcagagggtttagacaggagttaaaataatacaaacataTCTCAAAGATAGTGGACGAGTTATATTGACCtgtaaaagcaacacaaaaatgtgtcatCACTATTCAGGATACCCAGAGATCAGCTGTGGTGTTGTTTCTGGTATCTGCCAAGGAAGGAAATGATTTCTATTTTCTGGTatttaaaataagataagaaaacatgtatttgtcccacagtggggaaattgcattgttgcaacagcaaagtacaagtacacagcagagtgacaAAAGTAGGAAggatgtaagataaataagaaatttaaaatatacaaaaaaaatactaagtggaataaaacgATAGAGCTACAAAGACTAAGTGTGTACAAcatgtgcctatgggtatgtacagtatatggacattgATGGATAAATTAGTAAATACTAGGTGCCGTAaaggatggctgatgccaccatagaaggtcctcaggagtgcctCCTTCACCCCAAAAGGCCGCAGTCTCCTCAGGTAGATCTGGCCCTTCCAGATCAGTGCGTCTGAGTTTCACccataatttattttctttcagttcTTTGCACACTTTAGGTCTGCATCGACATTAGTTAACACACATTTACCTGCATCTGTCCTACAGTGTTCATTATTTGAGACTTAATGTGTAGTGGCAGGACATTCTGGACAAATACTATTTAATCTCAGCATTAACTTTGGTCATATACTAAAGTGTGTCACtgaaacatacaaaatatatgtttttttaagacACTGTGGCTCAGCAGGTGTGGTCGCACACAAAGCTGTTTTAACACAGCACACTACAGGCTTTGACAGATGTTTATCCAAGAaaaaacatctggatttatATCTTATGCAAATACTCAATATTAATATTCTGCTTCAGGATATCAGTTACTTTATATCAGGGTGTAGAGGACTGCTTATTATTATAGACATTCTATTGCTGAACTCAATAATAATAGATGACACATAAATCACCTGTTTCTCAGCTGTGATTCTTACACAGCAATATGAGCAAATGAACTGAAGTGTTacaaactcagcagcagcaggttgatAGTGTTTACAAATGTTTAGTGCAGTGTgcaaagttttattttagtctTCATAACCTCATAACAGCTACAGTGAAGGTCAGTGGCCGACTAAAAGGAGACTGTAcatcagaaaatacattttactgaaGCTGGTGAGACTCAACAAAATTGAATTCCCTGCCCCTACAAACAGTCATGCAATTACTTTCAAGTCTGATGTGATAAGTCTCTCTACAAGATGTTGGCCTCACATGAGTCAGGCTGCAGTATCTTAAGTGTAACAATGAATTTGactgattttctaaaccagggataaaacaaggcatagatcagagggtttaaACAGGCATTAAAATAGTACAGACATATcacaaaagcagcagaataagCATTCATCAAGTTATCTTTGCCTGTAAGAGCAACACAATAATATGGACAGagacataataaaaacacaaccacaacaataccaagagtcctggctgctttgagttcagattttttagcagttactttaactgaaccctggactgtgacagttacaatgtgagacctcatggcacgagcctgagacacagccaccacaaatactctcatatacagaaccacaataacagtaatgggaagaataaagcaaaaaataacATCTACAATTCCAGCAATGTAATTAATGACATACATACACTCTCCAAAACAGGAGTTATACCTGCCTGGTTCATATAACACATCATTCAGGTTCAGACTCTGGAAGATCACAGAACAGatccaacacagacaaacacagaccttaactcttttttgagtgactctgatggagtaatgcatagggtcacaaatagccacataacggtcaatgGATATGAGTATCATGGCTCCTACTGAGGTAGAGGTAATAATAT
Proteins encoded in this window:
- the LOC113123727 gene encoding trace amine-associated receptor 6-like, which produces METLVETELCFPQLLNSSCVKPKLPQFETMMTYVILSTISVLTVFLNLLVIISISHFKQLHSPTNFLILSLAVSDFFVGLLTMLQTTLVEGCWFLGDLMCSLYHFVGYIITSTSVGAMILISIDRYVAICDPMHYSIRVTQKRVKVCVCLCWICSVIFQSLNLNDVLYEPGRYNSCFGECMYVINYIAGIVDVIFCFILPITVIVVLYMRVFVVAVSQARAMRSHIVTVTVQGSVKVTAKKSELKAARTLGIVVVVFLLCLCPYYCVALTGKDNLMNAYSAAFVICLYYFNACLNPLIYALFYPWFRKSVKFIVTLKILQPDSCEANIL